A DNA window from Massilia putida contains the following coding sequences:
- a CDS encoding alpha-L-fucosidase — MKIASSALAACAGLLLAACAGLLLAAAVCAAPGAASAEPAPASAKAADADPAARIAWWRQARFGMFIHWGLYAIPGRGEWVQWNEQIPTGEYAKLADRFKPARFDADAWAQVAKAAGMKYMVFTSRHHDGFAMFDDGANPFSSTKTAAHRDFVADYVKAARRAGMGVGLYYSPLDWRYPGFFFPDLQRDSAEAMRAQYHRQVEELLSNYGKIDVLWFDGGETDWLNFSGDWKGAEWQKRAPGKHYAGGFDWQHDKVHTMLRRLQPDIVINGRADMQEDFHSREGDGALGDYDDQHPWELCTTIAGAWGYQPDMRPKPLKHYIQLLANVAGRDGNLLLNVGPDPDGRIDAAQADRLREIGAWLGKHGDSIYGTRGGPFLPGAWGASTRRGNTIYVHVLAWPGDKLALPAIPAKVVRASVLGGGAAHVEQTARGIEISVPAAARDDMDTVVALQLDSAAASIAPVR, encoded by the coding sequence ATGAAGATCGCTTCATCCGCGCTGGCCGCGTGCGCCGGCCTGCTGCTGGCCGCGTGCGCCGGCCTGCTGCTGGCGGCCGCCGTGTGCGCCGCGCCGGGCGCCGCCTCGGCCGAACCGGCGCCGGCATCGGCCAAGGCGGCGGATGCCGATCCGGCCGCGCGCATCGCCTGGTGGCGCCAGGCCCGGTTCGGCATGTTCATCCACTGGGGCCTGTACGCCATTCCCGGCCGCGGCGAGTGGGTGCAGTGGAACGAACAGATCCCGACCGGCGAGTACGCGAAACTGGCCGACCGGTTCAAGCCGGCGCGGTTCGACGCGGACGCCTGGGCGCAGGTCGCGAAAGCCGCCGGAATGAAATACATGGTGTTCACGTCGCGCCACCACGACGGCTTCGCGATGTTCGACGACGGCGCCAATCCCTTCTCGAGCACGAAGACGGCCGCGCACCGCGATTTCGTCGCCGACTACGTCAAGGCCGCGCGCCGCGCGGGCATGGGCGTCGGGCTGTATTACTCGCCGCTGGACTGGCGCTACCCGGGCTTCTTCTTCCCCGACCTGCAGCGGGACAGCGCGGAAGCGATGCGCGCCCAGTACCACCGCCAGGTCGAGGAACTGCTGTCCAATTACGGCAAGATCGACGTGCTGTGGTTCGACGGCGGCGAGACCGACTGGCTGAACTTCAGCGGCGACTGGAAGGGCGCGGAATGGCAGAAGCGCGCCCCGGGCAAGCACTACGCGGGCGGCTTCGACTGGCAGCACGACAAGGTCCATACGATGCTGCGGCGCCTGCAGCCGGATATCGTCATCAACGGCCGCGCCGACATGCAGGAAGATTTCCATTCGCGCGAAGGCGACGGCGCGCTGGGCGACTACGACGACCAGCACCCGTGGGAGCTGTGCACGACCATCGCCGGCGCCTGGGGCTACCAGCCGGACATGCGGCCGAAACCGCTCAAGCATTACATCCAGCTGCTGGCGAACGTCGCCGGGCGCGACGGCAATCTGCTGCTGAACGTGGGACCCGATCCCGACGGCCGCATCGACGCCGCCCAGGCCGACCGGCTGCGCGAGATCGGCGCGTGGCTGGGCAAGCATGGCGACAGCATCTACGGCACCCGCGGCGGCCCGTTCCTGCCGGGCGCGTGGGGCGCGTCCACGCGCCGCGGCAACACGATCTACGTGCACGTGCTGGCTTGGCCCGGCGACAAGCTGGCGCTGCCCGCGATTCCGGCCAAGGTCGTGCGCGCGTCCGTGCTGGGCGGCGGCGCGGCGCACGTCGAACAGACGGCGCGCGGCATCGAGATCTCCGTGCCGGCCGCCGCACGCGACGACATGGACACCGTCGTGGCCCTGCAACTGGATTCGGCCGCCGCATCGATCGCGCCCGTGCGCTGA